The proteins below are encoded in one region of Acidobacteriota bacterium:
- a CDS encoding polysaccharide biosynthesis tyrosine autokinase: MNDDKKQQEFHLRDYWQVLVRRRWIVVTCVVVTTVAAAVSSYLATPIYRATARISIERQGVRIVRQTLTSAEPSWIDYQNFYNTQYQYISSNAVLQIAAEKLDLENRDVMARDREENPLIAKLSEIKKRALAVISTPAPQIEPVDDEHMRPFIEFLRGGLEVEPVRDSHLVDISFVSPDPRFAAEAANAICDAYKDFTLNEKLEIAQASQEFFAGRIKKLKDDVHELEKNLEDFARQKGIVAQAGGKDISMEELVDLRQKYTEAKALVKEKEASLERVLKTPAASLTEVRRNATIQNLQNEINRLEGDYQEALATKGSALPEVRQIKAQLDVALKSLEEQTLAIAARVRDAARADLRAAKSHEQGLANLFNTAKERVQDLQQAIAEYETLRAQTEHKRQALNDLLTRLNDMDISASLGDTAHNVRVIDRAFMPRSIYKPKKRLNVALGFLFGLFLGVGAAILLEYIDNTLKTPDDVRNVLGVSVLGLVPAYGSRGKTRSRQAQGEEGADGAPTDPALVTARAPMSPIAESYRELRTALLLAVAGHPPRDIGVTSCQPSEGKTTTAINLATALAQLGKRVLLVDADLRRPRCHQVLDVTASRGVSHYLTGHDDIESLVQTTGIERVSLLPAGPIPPNPAELLDSTRFAQLVEALRGRDAYDHVIFDTPPVLSVVDPLLVGRKLEGMVLVIRSAFTSREAGRLGKEKLDTGRVNLLGIVLNAVETDHVPYQYRYYRYGYSEDSRRGRKKPATAGKS, translated from the coding sequence ATGAACGATGACAAGAAGCAGCAGGAGTTCCATCTCCGCGACTACTGGCAGGTCCTGGTCCGCCGTCGCTGGATCGTCGTCACCTGCGTGGTGGTGACCACCGTCGCCGCGGCGGTCTCGAGCTATCTCGCCACGCCCATCTACCGGGCCACGGCGAGAATCTCCATCGAGCGACAGGGCGTGCGCATCGTGCGACAAACCCTCACCTCGGCGGAGCCGAGCTGGATCGACTACCAGAACTTCTACAACACCCAGTACCAGTACATCTCCTCCAACGCCGTCCTTCAGATCGCGGCGGAGAAGCTCGACCTGGAAAACCGCGACGTGATGGCGCGTGACCGGGAAGAAAACCCCCTGATCGCCAAGCTCAGCGAGATCAAAAAGCGCGCCCTGGCGGTGATCTCCACCCCTGCGCCGCAAATCGAACCCGTCGACGACGAGCACATGCGGCCGTTCATCGAGTTCCTGCGCGGGGGGCTCGAGGTGGAGCCCGTGCGGGACAGCCACCTGGTCGATATTTCCTTCGTTTCCCCCGACCCGCGGTTCGCCGCCGAAGCGGCCAACGCGATCTGTGACGCCTACAAGGACTTCACCCTCAACGAGAAACTCGAAATCGCCCAGGCTTCCCAGGAGTTCTTCGCCGGCAGGATCAAGAAGCTCAAGGACGATGTCCATGAACTCGAGAAGAACCTCGAGGACTTCGCGCGGCAGAAGGGCATCGTGGCCCAGGCCGGCGGAAAAGACATCTCGATGGAGGAACTGGTCGACCTGCGCCAGAAATACACCGAGGCCAAGGCGCTGGTGAAAGAGAAGGAAGCCTCCCTCGAGCGGGTCCTCAAGACTCCAGCGGCCTCCCTCACCGAGGTGCGGCGCAACGCCACGATCCAGAACCTGCAAAACGAGATCAACCGCCTCGAGGGCGACTACCAGGAGGCCCTGGCCACCAAGGGCTCCGCGCTGCCCGAGGTGCGGCAGATCAAAGCCCAGCTCGACGTGGCCCTGAAATCTCTCGAGGAGCAGACCCTGGCCATCGCCGCCCGGGTGCGGGATGCGGCGCGGGCGGACCTTCGCGCCGCCAAGAGCCACGAGCAGGGCCTGGCCAACCTGTTCAACACGGCCAAGGAGCGCGTGCAGGATCTCCAGCAGGCGATCGCCGAATACGAGACGCTGCGGGCCCAGACCGAGCACAAGCGGCAAGCGCTCAACGACCTGCTGACCCGGCTCAACGACATGGACATCTCCGCCAGCCTCGGCGATACGGCGCACAACGTGCGGGTGATCGACCGGGCCTTCATGCCCCGCTCGATCTACAAGCCCAAAAAGCGACTGAACGTGGCCCTGGGCTTCCTCTTTGGCCTGTTCCTCGGCGTGGGCGCGGCGATTCTGCTCGAATACATCGACAACACCCTCAAGACCCCCGATGACGTGCGCAACGTGCTGGGCGTGTCGGTGCTCGGCCTGGTGCCGGCCTACGGCTCGCGGGGCAAGACCCGTTCCCGGCAGGCCCAGGGCGAGGAGGGTGCCGACGGAGCCCCCACGGACCCGGCCCTGGTCACCGCCCGGGCGCCGATGAGCCCCATCGCCGAATCCTACCGGGAGCTGCGCACGGCGCTGCTGCTGGCCGTCGCCGGCCATCCCCCGCGGGACATCGGCGTGACCTCCTGTCAACCCAGCGAGGGCAAGACCACCACGGCGATCAACCTCGCCACCGCCCTGGCCCAGCTCGGCAAGCGCGTCCTGCTGGTCGACGCGGACCTGCGCCGCCCACGCTGCCACCAGGTGCTCGACGTGACCGCCTCCCGCGGCGTGAGCCACTACCTGACCGGACACGACGACATCGAAAGCCTGGTCCAGACCACCGGCATCGAGCGGGTCAGCCTGCTCCCCGCCGGCCCGATCCCCCCCAACCCGGCGGAGTTGCTCGACTCCACACGCTTCGCCCAGCTCGTCGAGGCTCTGCGCGGGCGGGACGCCTACGACCACGTGATCTTCGACACCCCCCCGGTGCTCTCGGTGGTCGATCCCCTGCTGGTCGGACGCAAGCTGGAAGGGATGGTGCTGGTGATCCGCTCGGCCTTCACTTCCCGCGAGGCCGGCCGGCTGGGCAAGGAAAAGCTGGACACGGGACGGGTCAACCTGCTGGGCATCGTGCTCAACGCCGTCGAAACCGACCACGTGCCCTACCAGTATCGCTATTACCGCTACGGTTACTCCGAAGACTCCCGCCGGGGCAGGAAGAAGCCCGCCACCGCGGGGAAGTCGTGA
- a CDS encoding dienelactone hydrolase family protein: protein MKVGLLRLLLLVTATSLALTCGCTARNEDELSYGRPLASIVQPPPASPQPADKGQPGSWEKAPGVEPAGRLFVVGPENQNASLHPLVLVPSRWGVSPEIRDQARRLAEAGFLVAVPDLFDGVEPRHRLAVEELQKGVAERRALALLDAAARRLREDPRSDDRGVALFGSAVGGYWAYTWARRHAEDVAAVALDSTLLEWTPDALAGCRAPVLLLVGGASGVFHRAQRQAIAEAFEAAGVTARVEAIEGAGTDLFDPRANGWSEDAQGRAFKVLTAFLRGE from the coding sequence ATGAAGGTGGGACTTCTGCGGCTGCTGCTGCTCGTCACCGCGACGAGCCTGGCCCTGACCTGCGGCTGCACGGCCCGGAACGAGGATGAACTCTCCTACGGCCGGCCGCTGGCGTCCATCGTCCAGCCGCCCCCCGCCAGCCCGCAGCCCGCCGACAAGGGGCAGCCGGGATCGTGGGAGAAGGCCCCCGGCGTCGAGCCCGCCGGCCGTCTCTTCGTCGTCGGCCCCGAAAACCAGAATGCCTCCCTGCACCCGCTGGTGCTCGTGCCCAGCCGCTGGGGGGTGAGCCCCGAGATCCGCGACCAGGCCCGCCGGCTGGCGGAAGCGGGGTTCCTCGTCGCGGTCCCCGACCTCTTCGACGGGGTCGAACCGCGGCATCGGCTGGCCGTCGAAGAACTCCAGAAGGGTGTGGCCGAACGGCGGGCCCTGGCCCTGCTGGATGCCGCCGCCCGGCGGCTGCGGGAAGATCCGCGCAGCGATGACCGGGGCGTGGCCCTCTTCGGCAGCGCCGTGGGAGGCTACTGGGCCTACACCTGGGCCCGGCGTCATGCCGAAGACGTTGCGGCGGTGGCCCTCGATTCCACCCTGCTCGAGTGGACTCCCGACGCTCTCGCGGGCTGCCGGGCCCCGGTGCTGCTGCTGGTGGGCGGGGCCAGCGGCGTCTTCCACCGGGCCCAGCGACAGGCCATCGCCGAGGCTTTCGAGGCCGCCGGTGTCACGGCCCGCGTGGAGGCGATCGAGGGCGCCGGAACCGATCTCTTCGACCCCCGGGCCAACGGCTGGAGCGAAGACGCCCAGGGCCGCGCCTTCAAGGTTCTGACCGCTTTCCTGCGCGGTGAGTGA
- a CDS encoding O-antigen ligase family protein, which yields MASTPTEKSLAWLLAGAVLATAFLFGGTRLPLGADRYSLYHLVAGLFLALGGLLLIVAEPRRRPGPGWTMAGAALPAWLLVQSLPLPGSLVRWLSPATAAWTERFWPGALVGCAPPALLDDAPGQWLTFALDPVAARQFFFHVAAATVVFLATRTFFAGSPGQRSLLLVVVAIFTAGEAAYGINQWLGLSDRILWATKTAYLDCATGTLVNRNHFAQMLYLGLGCSLTLLAGRRDEDRGRLWAERETAIRVALMLVVALQLAGILASKSRGGLGGALLVLLPSLPLLLRGRAATRTAMAAMLAMVAVPTLLLVGPALMERVGDLPMEWTSAQGRGAVARTSLSLLREFPLFGTGGGSFEWVFATRRPPEILGRYNYAHNDYLQLLIEAGLLGLALALAPVLMGLRGLLRGFRAGRGLKRIPLLLALLAALLHELVDFGFQIPSNAVLFALLAGATLPADPASTAKGPASGGRRWPALVVAAAAVVAAVPAMLHSIVLWPGLETRLPWPRHPDAYHQAANGAWNAWQADRERPEALCRALELESRAQGLRLLSAYLPASQARMTVAGITHGLQGTVIAPEARDQVAALCARARRLNPWNSDIRQRLMRIALATGDVDLAIEDALAAARRSPARARSVIATLLRAGLPALGLAQALEAEPLLQQALIDHLLNRRDLETARKVVPVDIQADEQSCSIGNRVRNVLWLAHEVSPLPFLDGCLSLARARGEAYQIERVQLWRAHAYIQERRWEEAAGVLAELPSSAQKNQLRLNLAFATRNWKRVIRTARTVLDQRPPIQDPRREARIRAQLAEAYFREGRFEQALRQVKRAVRLDPSHPVYARWLQQLQQGNDPFPRRP from the coding sequence ATGGCCTCGACCCCGACGGAAAAGAGCCTGGCCTGGCTGCTGGCGGGAGCCGTCCTGGCGACGGCCTTCCTCTTCGGCGGCACCCGGCTTCCCCTGGGGGCCGACCGCTACTCCCTCTACCACCTGGTTGCCGGCCTTTTCCTGGCCCTGGGAGGGCTCCTGCTGATCGTCGCCGAGCCCCGGCGCCGGCCCGGCCCGGGCTGGACGATGGCCGGCGCCGCCCTTCCCGCCTGGCTGCTGGTGCAGAGCCTGCCCCTGCCCGGCTCCCTGGTGCGCTGGCTTTCCCCCGCCACCGCCGCCTGGACGGAACGTTTCTGGCCCGGTGCCCTGGTGGGCTGCGCACCCCCGGCCCTCCTGGACGACGCCCCCGGGCAGTGGCTTACCTTCGCCCTCGACCCCGTCGCAGCGCGACAGTTCTTCTTCCACGTCGCCGCGGCCACCGTCGTCTTTCTCGCCACCCGCACTTTTTTCGCCGGATCGCCCGGCCAGCGAAGCCTGCTGCTGGTGGTCGTGGCGATCTTCACGGCGGGGGAAGCGGCCTACGGTATCAACCAGTGGCTGGGCCTGAGTGACCGCATCCTCTGGGCGACCAAGACGGCCTACCTGGACTGCGCGACGGGAACACTGGTCAACCGCAACCACTTCGCCCAGATGCTCTACCTGGGCCTGGGCTGCTCGCTGACCCTCCTCGCCGGCCGCCGGGACGAGGACCGGGGCCGCCTGTGGGCCGAGCGGGAAACCGCGATTCGCGTGGCCCTGATGCTGGTGGTGGCCCTGCAACTGGCCGGCATTCTGGCCAGCAAGTCCCGGGGCGGGCTGGGCGGTGCCCTGCTGGTGCTGCTTCCGAGCCTGCCCCTGCTGCTCCGAGGCCGGGCGGCGACACGCACCGCGATGGCGGCCATGCTGGCGATGGTGGCCGTGCCCACGTTGCTGCTGGTGGGCCCCGCGCTGATGGAGCGAGTCGGCGACCTGCCGATGGAGTGGACCTCGGCCCAGGGGCGGGGCGCCGTGGCCCGGACCAGCCTCTCCCTGCTGCGGGAATTCCCCCTGTTCGGCACCGGGGGAGGCAGCTTCGAATGGGTCTTCGCCACCCGCCGCCCCCCCGAGATCCTCGGCCGCTACAACTACGCCCACAACGACTACCTCCAGCTCCTGATCGAAGCCGGCCTGCTGGGCCTGGCGCTGGCCCTGGCACCGGTGCTCATGGGCCTGCGCGGACTGCTGCGAGGCTTCAGGGCCGGCCGCGGGCTGAAACGGATTCCCCTGCTGCTGGCTCTGCTGGCGGCCCTGCTCCACGAGCTGGTGGACTTCGGCTTCCAGATTCCGTCCAACGCGGTCCTCTTCGCGCTGCTGGCGGGGGCCACCCTCCCGGCGGACCCCGCGTCGACCGCGAAGGGCCCCGCCTCCGGCGGCCGGCGCTGGCCCGCACTGGTCGTGGCGGCGGCGGCGGTGGTGGCGGCGGTGCCGGCCATGCTGCACAGCATCGTTCTCTGGCCGGGCCTGGAAACCCGGCTTCCCTGGCCCCGGCACCCGGACGCCTATCACCAGGCGGCCAACGGGGCATGGAACGCCTGGCAGGCCGATCGGGAGCGGCCGGAAGCCCTCTGCCGCGCCCTCGAGTTGGAGTCCCGGGCCCAGGGATTGCGCCTCCTGTCGGCCTACCTGCCGGCCTCCCAGGCCCGGATGACCGTGGCCGGAATCACCCACGGCCTGCAGGGCACGGTGATCGCTCCCGAAGCCCGGGACCAGGTCGCCGCCCTCTGCGCCCGGGCCCGGCGACTCAATCCCTGGAACTCCGACATCCGCCAGCGGCTGATGCGCATCGCCCTGGCTACCGGGGACGTGGACCTGGCCATCGAAGACGCCCTGGCCGCCGCCCGCCGGTCACCGGCCCGCGCCCGCAGCGTGATCGCCACCCTGCTGCGAGCCGGCCTGCCCGCGCTGGGCCTGGCCCAAGCGCTTGAGGCCGAGCCCCTGCTCCAGCAGGCCCTGATCGACCATCTGCTCAATCGGCGCGACCTGGAGACGGCCCGGAAAGTCGTTCCCGTCGACATCCAGGCCGACGAGCAGAGCTGCTCGATCGGCAACCGTGTGCGCAACGTGCTCTGGCTGGCCCACGAAGTCTCCCCCCTGCCCTTTCTCGATGGCTGCCTGTCCCTCGCCCGGGCCCGGGGCGAGGCGTACCAGATCGAGCGGGTCCAGCTCTGGAGAGCCCACGCCTACATTCAGGAACGCAGGTGGGAGGAGGCCGCCGGCGTCCTCGCCGAGTTGCCCTCCTCGGCCCAGAAGAACCAGCTCCGGCTGAACCTGGCGTTCGCCACCCGCAACTGGAAGCGGGTGATCCGGACCGCCCGCACCGTGCTCGACCAGCGCCCGCCGATCCAGGATCCCCGTCGGGAAGCCCGCATTCGGGCTCAGCTGGCCGAAGCCTACTTTCGCGAGGGGCGCTTCGAGCAGGCTCTCAGGCAGGTCAAGCGGGCCGTCCGGCTCGACCCTTCCCACCCGGTCTACGCCAGGTGGCTCCAGCAGCTCCAGCAGGGCAACGATCCCTTCCCCAGGCGGCCATGA
- a CDS encoding cytochrome c oxidase assembly factor Coa1 family protein, with amino-acid sequence MTQAVIEQTEGVVRRRPHTGISRLFVLAFVAAFLSVALCGALWAAGVTSPGALRLRFSEPYRLATALAGRHPLVMQHLGVVEGYGPPGGQLDGAGGWCELRLWVQGSRADGRLEVRLDRRGGQWFWGWANLRLEDGQLITLDTP; translated from the coding sequence ATGACCCAGGCAGTGATCGAGCAGACCGAGGGCGTCGTCCGCCGCAGGCCGCATACCGGGATCTCCCGACTCTTCGTGTTGGCCTTCGTGGCGGCGTTTCTCTCCGTGGCGCTCTGTGGCGCCTTGTGGGCGGCAGGCGTGACTTCTCCGGGGGCTCTGCGGTTGAGGTTCAGCGAGCCCTACAGGCTCGCCACGGCCCTGGCCGGCCGGCATCCCCTCGTGATGCAACACCTGGGTGTCGTCGAGGGTTACGGGCCGCCCGGCGGTCAGCTCGATGGCGCCGGAGGATGGTGCGAGTTGCGGCTCTGGGTCCAGGGCTCCCGCGCCGATGGCCGGCTCGAGGTGCGGCTCGACCGGCGGGGCGGTCAGTGGTTCTGGGGTTGGGCCAACCTGCGGCTCGAAGACGGCCAGCTGATCACTCTCGATACCCCCTGA
- the pyrE gene encoding orotate phosphoribosyltransferase, translated as MNRQKMRQRLAEVLREHSLERGHFVLASGRTSDYYLDCRRTTLHPEGALLVGRLLWMEICGRGWKAAAVGGLTLGADPVATAVAIASQLEGRGVGAFIVRKQAKAHGARRRIEGQLPAAGGVVLVEDVVTTGGSTLDAAACVREAGLEILGALAVVDREEGGAAALAEAKIPFGALFTARELLAGA; from the coding sequence ATGAATCGGCAAAAAATGCGGCAGCGCCTGGCAGAAGTTCTGCGCGAGCACTCCCTCGAGCGGGGGCACTTCGTGCTGGCCAGTGGCAGGACTTCCGACTACTACCTGGATTGTCGGCGGACGACTCTGCATCCGGAGGGGGCGCTGCTGGTCGGGCGACTGCTCTGGATGGAGATCTGCGGCCGGGGCTGGAAGGCCGCGGCCGTCGGGGGCCTGACCCTGGGCGCCGACCCGGTGGCGACCGCGGTGGCGATCGCCTCCCAACTCGAAGGCCGGGGAGTCGGCGCCTTCATCGTCCGCAAGCAGGCCAAGGCCCACGGCGCCCGGCGCCGCATCGAGGGGCAGCTGCCCGCCGCCGGTGGCGTGGTGCTGGTTGAGGACGTGGTCACCACCGGCGGCAGCACCCTCGATGCCGCCGCGTGCGTGCGGGAGGCCGGACTCGAGATCCTCGGCGCTCTGGCGGTCGTGGACCGGGAAGAGGGCGGCGCCGCAGCCCTGGCGGAGGCCAAGATCCCTTTCGGGGCTCTCTTCACGGCCCGGGAACTCCTCGCCGGGGCCTGA
- a CDS encoding polysaccharide biosynthesis/export family protein, which produces MRHTRLVALLALFLFSAAPAQNSAPVTPGSNSTKYDYVIGAYDLVEIQVFELQQLTRKVRVAEDGTISLPLLGKITIGGLTPQEAEQHIGDLLREGDLVREPQVTVFVEKMVSRQITIQGAVKDPGPYPILGQKTLLDMIGEAGGLVNQAGNKIIILRPFATGGEDRIEIDAERLVFEGDPLTNILLHPGDIVMVPYLQQVRIYVNGAVRTPGAKEFPSDESITLLQAITAAGGTTDRANERRVTVIRRLEDGTKRMFKLNLKKIKKGRADDMVLEKNDIVYVPESIF; this is translated from the coding sequence ATGCGTCACACCCGACTCGTTGCCCTGCTCGCCCTGTTCCTGTTCAGCGCCGCTCCGGCCCAGAACTCGGCGCCCGTCACCCCGGGCAGCAACTCGACCAAGTACGACTACGTGATCGGAGCCTACGACCTGGTGGAGATTCAAGTCTTCGAACTCCAGCAACTGACGCGCAAGGTGCGTGTCGCCGAGGATGGGACGATCTCCCTGCCCCTGCTGGGCAAGATCACCATCGGCGGACTGACGCCCCAGGAAGCCGAGCAGCACATCGGCGACCTCCTGCGCGAGGGTGACCTGGTCCGCGAGCCCCAGGTGACGGTCTTCGTCGAAAAGATGGTCTCCCGGCAGATCACCATCCAGGGCGCGGTCAAGGATCCCGGCCCCTACCCGATTCTCGGACAAAAGACCCTGCTGGACATGATCGGTGAGGCGGGAGGACTGGTGAACCAGGCCGGCAACAAGATCATCATCCTCCGCCCGTTCGCCACGGGAGGGGAGGACCGGATCGAAATCGACGCCGAGAGGCTGGTGTTCGAAGGCGACCCCCTGACCAATATTCTCCTCCATCCGGGGGACATCGTGATGGTGCCCTACCTTCAGCAGGTGCGGATCTACGTCAACGGCGCGGTCCGCACGCCGGGTGCCAAGGAGTTCCCCAGTGACGAGTCCATCACCCTGCTGCAGGCGATCACGGCCGCCGGCGGCACCACCGACCGGGCCAACGAGCGGCGGGTGACGGTGATTCGCAGGCTGGAGGATGGCACGAAGCGGATGTTCAAGCTAAATCTTAAGAAGATCAAGAAAGGCCGGGCCGACGACATGGTCCTGGAGAAAAACGATATCGTCTACGTTCCGGAGTCGATCTTCTAG
- the coaE gene encoding dephospho-CoA kinase (Dephospho-CoA kinase (CoaE) performs the final step in coenzyme A biosynthesis.), with product MPSPARHGGCLLAGLTGGIATGKTTVAGIFADLGAAVIDADPIVHQLLAPGGAGVAPVREHFGEEVLDPRGGVDRSRLGRRVFSDPAARRRLEALLHPLVIEVSEARIARILERDPPPGVLIYEAALLVETGRHTRFDRLVVVTAPLEVRVRRLVERRGLSVEEARRRIGAQMPEEEKIALADHVIDNGHAVEQTRRQVERVYRLLGGRT from the coding sequence ATGCCCTCCCCCGCTCGGCACGGCGGCTGCCTGCTGGCGGGCCTGACCGGGGGCATCGCCACGGGCAAGACCACCGTGGCCGGGATCTTCGCCGACCTCGGCGCCGCGGTCATCGATGCCGACCCCATCGTTCACCAGCTCCTGGCTCCAGGAGGCGCGGGAGTCGCCCCCGTGCGCGAGCATTTCGGCGAAGAGGTCCTCGACCCGCGGGGGGGCGTCGACCGGAGCCGCCTGGGACGGCGCGTGTTCTCCGACCCGGCGGCCCGACGGCGGCTCGAAGCCCTGCTCCATCCACTCGTGATCGAGGTCAGCGAAGCCCGCATCGCCCGGATCCTCGAGCGCGATCCACCTCCCGGGGTACTGATCTACGAGGCGGCGCTGCTGGTGGAAACCGGGCGTCATACCCGCTTCGACCGACTGGTGGTGGTCACCGCCCCCCTGGAGGTCCGCGTGCGCCGCCTGGTGGAGCGGCGGGGGCTGTCGGTCGAAGAGGCCCGGCGACGGATCGGCGCCCAGATGCCGGAGGAGGAAAAAATCGCCCTGGCCGACCACGTCATCGACAACGGGCACGCCGTCGAGCAGACCCGGCGGCAGGTGGAACGGGTCTATCGGCTCCTGGGCGGACGGACCTGA
- a CDS encoding carboxypeptidase-like regulatory domain-containing protein, with amino-acid sequence MNIPIRRSLTVLLAGLVALGPLFTLAEPSDATHPLAGRVFASDLRTPMPDVLVQAIPEGAKEAVARATTDRRGRFRFRALPDGDYTLVLFDDHGSPLAAAPISASTAAAGEVALALPALRPGESGTAPAAAGATAVWLATPLGATVTLLASAIIIAVAADDVTGDNPTRRDLPPPSQSEP; translated from the coding sequence ATGAATATCCCCATCCGCCGTAGTCTGACTGTTCTGCTGGCCGGGCTGGTCGCCTTGGGTCCGCTCTTCACCCTGGCCGAGCCCAGCGACGCCACCCACCCCCTTGCGGGCCGGGTCTTCGCCTCCGACCTCCGTACGCCCATGCCGGACGTTCTCGTCCAGGCGATTCCCGAGGGCGCCAAGGAAGCCGTGGCCCGCGCCACCACCGATCGCCGGGGCCGTTTCCGTTTCCGGGCCTTGCCGGACGGAGACTACACCCTGGTCCTCTTCGACGATCACGGCTCCCCCCTGGCCGCCGCCCCGATCAGCGCCTCGACGGCGGCCGCCGGAGAGGTAGCCTTGGCGTTGCCGGCCCTGCGGCCGGGTGAAAGCGGCACGGCCCCCGCCGCGGCCGGTGCGACGGCGGTCTGGCTCGCCACGCCCCTCGGCGCGACCGTCACCCTGCTGGCCTCCGCGATCATCATCGCGGTCGCCGCCGACGACGTCACCGGCGACAATCCCACCCGCAGAGATCTGCCGCCGCCGAGCCAGTCCGAGCCCTGA
- a CDS encoding outer membrane beta-barrel protein, which produces MGSAARRGIVAVLGLLALAVGLCGAQTPTRDAPFPELTEARRWGPFMVDPGWTIDNIGYDGNIYLVPSGVPKETDWFIRTGPDVRAQIRFGRRMALTVRERFILDLYANHSTLNQTSNDFEGQFDLLLGPVLLTTRGHWTTSFGRPNSEIDERTRLDRITLEEKARLFIGSRTDISASASVERLRFDDPDFRFRVAPPGSANTIELSIESALNRDRKRFDVEWGWRPRGRTRIFLAYSLRRDDFISDTLGRDVEEKRRTIGLEFAPSAFLSGKFEFGMSRLENQDPAFGYKPYDGTVSDTQLVYRPTGTTRFLADFERNVRFSTFDNNLYFRETLKGLRLESYLGGTWGVQLGGSVRNLDYPEKNTLTPPIGEFRRDEITDVFAGLLVRLPGGVNFSLRVGRRQRRSNVIFAEDDQTYFSTSSTYRF; this is translated from the coding sequence ATGGGATCTGCGGCCCGCAGGGGGATCGTGGCGGTGCTGGGCCTGCTGGCCCTCGCCGTCGGCTTGTGTGGGGCTCAGACCCCGACCCGCGACGCTCCCTTCCCGGAGCTGACCGAGGCCCGACGCTGGGGCCCCTTCATGGTGGATCCGGGCTGGACCATCGACAACATCGGCTATGACGGCAACATCTACCTCGTCCCCTCCGGCGTCCCCAAGGAAACCGACTGGTTCATCCGAACGGGTCCCGACGTGCGGGCCCAGATCCGTTTCGGCCGGCGCATGGCATTGACGGTACGGGAGCGCTTCATCCTCGACCTCTACGCCAACCATTCCACCCTCAACCAGACCAGCAACGACTTCGAGGGCCAGTTCGATCTGCTCCTGGGGCCGGTGTTGCTCACCACCCGCGGGCACTGGACGACCTCTTTCGGCCGGCCCAACAGCGAGATCGACGAGCGGACCCGGCTGGATCGAATCACCCTCGAGGAGAAGGCCCGCCTGTTCATCGGATCGCGCACCGACATCTCGGCCTCGGCCAGCGTGGAGCGCCTGCGCTTCGACGACCCCGATTTCCGCTTCCGCGTGGCCCCCCCGGGCTCCGCAAACACCATCGAACTCTCCATCGAGTCGGCGCTCAACCGCGATCGCAAGCGCTTCGACGTGGAGTGGGGTTGGCGCCCTCGGGGTCGCACCCGGATCTTCCTGGCCTACTCCCTGCGCCGGGACGACTTCATCTCCGACACCCTCGGCCGGGACGTGGAGGAAAAGCGCCGCACCATCGGCCTCGAATTCGCACCGAGCGCCTTTCTCTCGGGCAAGTTCGAGTTCGGCATGTCGCGCCTCGAAAACCAGGACCCGGCCTTCGGCTACAAACCCTACGACGGCACGGTGAGCGACACGCAGCTCGTCTATCGGCCCACGGGCACCACCCGTTTCCTCGCCGACTTCGAGCGCAACGTTCGCTTCTCCACGTTCGACAACAACCTCTACTTCCGGGAGACGCTCAAGGGCCTGCGGCTCGAGAGCTACCTGGGCGGCACCTGGGGCGTGCAACTCGGAGGCAGCGTGCGCAACCTGGACTATCCCGAGAAAAACACCCTGACGCCGCCGATCGGCGAATTCCGCCGCGACGAGATCACCGATGTCTTCGCCGGTCTGCTGGTCCGCCTGCCTGGAGGGGTCAACTTCAGCCTCCGCGTGGGACGCCGGCAGCGACGCTCCAACGTGATCTTCGCCGAAGACGACCAGACCTACTTCTCGACATCGTCGACTTACCGCTTCTGA